In Gemmatimonadota bacterium, the genomic window CCGGCGCCCTGTTTCATTTCGACGAGCCCTTCGCGTTCGAGGTCGCGATAGGCTTGCACGACGGTGGCCGGGTTGACGCGCAGTCGTGTGGCGAGGGCGCGGACGGAGGGGAGCCCGTCTCCGGCGCGGAGTTCGCCCGAGGCGACCGCGACGCGCACGCGTTCGGCGATCTGCGCGTAGATGGGTGTTGGGCTTCTGGGATCGATACGCTCGAAC contains:
- a CDS encoding GntR family transcriptional regulator; its protein translation is MFERIDPRSPTPIYAQIAERVRVAVASGELRAGDGLPSVRALATRLRVNPATVVQAYRDLEREGLVEMKQGAGTYVADVPADTRARERTAAAKRLVRELLASAARLGINRDDLRKALTSELEDRK